From the Litoribacterium kuwaitense genome, one window contains:
- a CDS encoding ABC transporter ATP-binding protein, which yields MNIIEVEHLRKYYKTYKRFPGLVGAFKTLFTREFDTTKGVDDISFTIKQGESVGYLGPNGAGKSTMIKMLTGILVPTSGQVTVNGLVPFQNRKKLAKNIGVVFGQRSQLWWDIPVVDSFELHKYIYKISETDYQKRLNIYIDMLDMSSFMNKAVRQLSLGQRMRAEIALALIHDPQLLFLDEPTIGLDVVGKHKIREFLAYINKEKNTTIILTTHDLKDIEEVCSRIMIVNQGKSHYDGPVDQLSRQITLKKKVTIEFVDNPGEIHIPKASLIRDEGSRKILEFEEGVDIIKAINGISGQHLIKDISIESADIEEVIRLYFNQISEKAM from the coding sequence ATGAACATAATTGAAGTTGAGCATTTAAGAAAATATTACAAAACGTATAAACGATTTCCGGGTCTTGTAGGGGCATTCAAAACGTTGTTTACTAGAGAGTTTGACACGACCAAAGGGGTAGATGACATTTCTTTTACGATTAAACAAGGCGAATCGGTAGGATATCTGGGGCCAAACGGAGCGGGAAAGTCGACGATGATTAAAATGTTGACAGGAATTTTAGTGCCGACGTCTGGACAGGTCACAGTAAATGGACTTGTTCCTTTTCAAAACAGAAAAAAGCTAGCAAAAAATATTGGTGTTGTTTTTGGGCAGAGAAGTCAGTTGTGGTGGGACATTCCTGTCGTCGATTCTTTTGAACTGCATAAATATATTTATAAAATCTCAGAAACAGACTATCAAAAGCGTTTGAATATTTACATAGATATGCTTGATATGAGTTCTTTTATGAATAAAGCGGTACGGCAGTTAAGCTTGGGTCAACGGATGAGAGCGGAGATTGCGCTCGCGTTAATTCATGATCCTCAGTTGCTTTTTCTTGATGAACCTACGATTGGTCTGGATGTTGTTGGAAAGCATAAAATACGCGAGTTTTTAGCTTATATTAACAAAGAAAAGAACACGACCATTATTTTAACAACGCACGATTTGAAAGATATTGAAGAAGTCTGTTCCAGGATTATGATCGTTAATCAAGGTAAAAGTCATTATGATGGGCCAGTCGATCAATTGAGTCGTCAAATTACATTAAAGAAAAAAGTAACCATTGAATTTGTCGATAACCCAGGTGAAATCCATATTCCTAAGGCGTCTCTTATCAGAGATGAAGGTTCAAGAAAAATTTTAGAATTTGAAGAAGGTGTCGATATCATTAAAGCTATAAATGGTATCTCTGGACAACATTTAATTAAGGATATTTCTATTGAAAGTGCTGATATTGAGGAAGTCATAAGGTTATATTTCAATCAAATTAGCGAAAAGGCAATGTAG
- a CDS encoding ABC transporter permease, translated as MAYRSEVWLRIAGNIFVIFIQVSIWKALLGVGASSGVTLEEMITYSIVTTASMTILMTNVFQPVSEKLKTGGISVDLQKPISYPLQLFADQTGLALFNTLFNVIPSIIIAAIIFGIQLPEMSDLFPFVVSLLIAIVISFLLGYLIALISFWMLTTFALSWTLNALITVFSGSFVPLWFFSSFWLNIANLLPFQYLGFIPTSMYLGRIEDDLAVLALGCFWVLLLLAINMVLWKFAVKRLVVQGG; from the coding sequence ATGGCTTATCGATCAGAAGTATGGTTAAGAATCGCGGGAAATATTTTCGTCATTTTTATCCAAGTATCGATATGGAAAGCATTGCTAGGGGTAGGTGCTTCGAGCGGAGTGACCCTTGAAGAAATGATTACGTATTCAATTGTCACGACGGCATCAATGACGATTTTAATGACGAACGTATTTCAGCCGGTAAGTGAAAAATTGAAAACTGGTGGAATTAGTGTTGATTTGCAAAAACCGATTAGTTATCCATTGCAGCTGTTTGCAGATCAAACAGGTCTAGCATTATTTAATACGCTATTTAATGTCATTCCTTCGATTATCATCGCGGCCATTATTTTTGGGATTCAGCTACCCGAAATGAGTGATCTATTTCCATTTGTTGTTAGTCTTTTGATTGCTATTGTGATTTCTTTCTTATTAGGCTATTTAATCGCACTTATTTCTTTTTGGATGCTTACGACGTTTGCTTTAAGCTGGACATTGAACGCGCTTATTACCGTTTTTTCGGGTTCATTTGTACCGTTATGGTTTTTTAGTTCTTTTTGGTTGAATATTGCTAATCTATTGCCCTTTCAATACCTTGGCTTCATCCCAACATCGATGTATCTTGGCAGAATAGAGGACGACCTTGCCGTATTGGCACTGGGGTGTTTCTGGGTCCTGCTATTATTGGCAATCAATATGGTTCTTTGGAAATTTGCAGTTAAGCGGCTCGTCGTGCAAGGCGGATAA
- a CDS encoding ABC transporter permease codes for MSITLFYRYILTIFKVRMEYRVDFILGAFGQIFGYAANFLVVWILLQEFKVIDGWLWPEMALLISLSILTYALGSTFFYTPMTSIDQIIINGDFDKYLIKPLNPLMNLVASMFNYGYIAHLIISVSVLIWSMTQLSIQWDAVKLIYLMLCIISGAFLQAAFFVIIGSLSFKFLRVSYLFSLLFKVKDFVNYPLSIYFSWIQVALTWIIPLAFINYYPSLFILDKDISPFFIVITPLVGPLFFLLSLVIWSRFLNQYQGTGS; via the coding sequence TTGTCTATTACGCTGTTTTATCGGTATATCTTAACCATTTTTAAAGTCAGGATGGAATATCGAGTCGATTTTATTTTAGGCGCATTCGGTCAGATTTTTGGGTATGCAGCGAATTTTTTAGTCGTCTGGATCTTACTGCAAGAATTTAAGGTGATTGATGGTTGGCTGTGGCCGGAAATGGCACTCTTAATCAGTTTAAGCATTTTAACTTATGCATTAGGGTCAACTTTTTTCTACACACCGATGACAAGCATTGATCAAATCATCATCAATGGAGATTTTGATAAATATCTCATTAAGCCGCTGAACCCATTAATGAATTTGGTGGCTAGTATGTTTAACTATGGCTATATTGCTCACCTGATCATTTCAGTCAGTGTATTAATTTGGTCTATGACGCAATTGTCAATTCAATGGGATGCGGTCAAGTTGATTTATTTAATGTTGTGCATTATTAGTGGTGCCTTTCTTCAAGCAGCCTTTTTCGTCATCATTGGTTCATTAAGCTTTAAATTTCTCAGAGTAAGTTATTTGTTCAGCTTATTATTTAAAGTTAAAGATTTTGTAAACTACCCGCTATCGATCTATTTTTCCTGGATTCAAGTCGCCCTTACTTGGATCATTCCTTTAGCGTTCATCAATTACTACCCAAGTCTGTTTATTCTTGATAAAGACATCTCGCCTTTCTTTATCGTAATCACACCATTGGTCGGTCCGTTGTTCTTTTTGTTGTCACTCGTCATTTGGTCAAGATTTTTGAATCAGTATCAGGGGACGGGGAGTTGA
- a CDS encoding BlaI/MecI/CopY family transcriptional regulator has protein sequence MRHKIQHLSETEKIIMNFIWKAKRSVTTKELMDQLPEARNWKRNTTITFLSRLKEKGFLTATRISKANHYAACITEAEYLDFETKQFISDIHNGSAFGLVNTLIDNKDLSKEDIELLMKRLEDS, from the coding sequence GTGAGACATAAAATTCAGCATTTATCTGAGACTGAGAAAATCATAATGAACTTCATTTGGAAAGCTAAGCGGTCTGTAACAACAAAAGAATTAATGGATCAACTCCCAGAAGCTAGAAATTGGAAGAGAAATACAACCATTACATTCTTGTCGCGTTTAAAAGAGAAAGGTTTTCTTACGGCGACTCGCATCAGCAAAGCGAACCATTATGCAGCTTGCATTACAGAGGCGGAATATTTGGACTTTGAAACAAAGCAGTTTATTAGTGATATCCATAACGGGTCTGCATTTGGTCTGGTAAATACACTGATTGATAATAAGGATTTATCTAAGGAGGATATTGAATTACTTATGAAGCGATTGGAGGATAGCTAA
- a CDS encoding M56 family metallopeptidase, with product MRLVLLDIYQQLFLMSVITGMFYLMLKVFQKKTNRSMSARWHYYTSVFVYLFLVLPYHKVLSLFLPEYKLSFWSNLPNGSISTILYNNLKFETVLIEGRNPLFFYFSFFPYVLLLGSIVFITVALIKNYHFHKRVIQMCTLITNKETLEILEKCKREKEVKSEILVFQSPFVSTPFLYGLIKPRIVLPSVDLNSEELQFVFSHELIHWKRRDSWLKLLMLLIHSLHWFNPLVYKLRIEIDRFCELSCDESVTLMMNKNERGRYCKLLLRVLWIVADNQSKIYSALSSDSLKHLERRLDMIMRSRYKKSVIHSLLLV from the coding sequence ATGAGGCTTGTTCTTCTAGATATTTACCAGCAATTATTTCTAATGTCTGTAATCACCGGAATGTTTTATTTAATGCTAAAGGTATTTCAAAAAAAGACAAATAGATCTATGAGTGCAAGATGGCATTACTATACAAGTGTATTTGTCTATTTATTTCTGGTTCTTCCTTATCATAAAGTGCTATCTCTATTCTTACCAGAGTACAAGCTTTCATTTTGGTCCAACTTGCCCAATGGTTCTATATCAACAATCCTATATAATAATCTGAAATTCGAAACAGTTTTGATTGAGGGAAGAAATCCTTTGTTTTTTTATTTTAGCTTTTTTCCCTATGTCTTGTTATTAGGATCTATAGTATTTATTACAGTCGCTCTAATTAAAAACTATCATTTTCATAAGCGGGTTATACAGATGTGTACGTTAATTACTAACAAGGAAACTCTTGAAATATTAGAAAAGTGCAAAAGAGAAAAAGAGGTAAAATCTGAAATTTTAGTATTTCAATCGCCATTTGTATCAACACCGTTTTTATATGGTCTTATTAAGCCGCGCATTGTTTTGCCGAGTGTTGATCTTAATTCGGAGGAGTTACAATTTGTATTTTCCCATGAATTGATACATTGGAAGCGACGTGATTCTTGGTTAAAGCTACTAATGTTGTTAATTCATTCTTTACATTGGTTTAATCCGCTTGTTTATAAATTGAGAATTGAGATTGATCGCTTTTGTGAGCTTTCTTGCGATGAAAGCGTAACTTTAATGATGAATAAAAATGAAAGGGGGAGATATTGTAAATTACTTTTAAGGGTACTATGGATTGTAGCCGACAATCAAAGCAAAATTTATTCAGCATTAAGTAGTGACAGTTTGAAGCATCTTGAAAGGAGGTTAGATATGATTATGAGATCTAGGTACAAAAAAAGCGTCATTCACAGCTTGCTATTGGTTTAA